A genomic stretch from Terriglobia bacterium includes:
- a CDS encoding DUF4184 family protein — MAFPLAHPAAVLPLRRVRWLKFPALIIGSIVPDIAYVYGPASDFSHQLLGSLVFGLPAGGLILALFYGFRTKVIQRMPAALKRSLLPLCQRPPGPVWIVILSLVIGIWSHVLWDGFTHKDGWFVEQIPILSKVLFQYDGRTARLCTVLWYASSLLGAIWLFLSFEKWKGIAAQETMSAREIGRTRWRDAILLASAVVPISLLHHLVRSPIGFVMTGAFSLSLGVVLVLRMASTGEDTLG; from the coding sequence ATGGCGTTTCCTCTTGCACATCCGGCCGCTGTATTGCCGCTTCGCCGGGTCCGGTGGCTCAAGTTCCCGGCTCTGATCATCGGCAGTATTGTGCCGGATATCGCGTACGTTTACGGTCCAGCCAGCGATTTCTCCCATCAACTGCTTGGCAGTCTTGTGTTTGGCTTGCCGGCAGGCGGATTGATTCTGGCTCTGTTCTACGGCTTCAGGACGAAAGTGATTCAGAGAATGCCCGCAGCTTTGAAGCGATCGCTTCTTCCGCTCTGCCAACGCCCGCCTGGTCCTGTCTGGATCGTCATCCTATCGTTAGTCATTGGGATCTGGAGTCACGTTCTCTGGGATGGCTTCACCCATAAGGATGGCTGGTTCGTCGAGCAGATCCCGATTCTTTCCAAAGTTCTCTTCCAGTATGACGGCCGAACCGCAAGACTTTGCACTGTTCTCTGGTATGCATCATCGTTGCTTGGAGCAATCTGGCTCTTTCTCTCCTTCGAGAAATGGAAAGGGATTGCAGCGCAAGAGACTATGTCCGCTAGGGAAATAGGACGAACCAGGTGGCGGGACGCGATTTTGCTTGCCAGTGCAGTCGTGCCGATTTCACTGCTCCATCATCTGGTACGCAGCCCAATCGGGTTTGTAATGACCGGCGCTTTTTCTCTATCTCTCGGCGTAGTGCTCGTTCTTAGAATGGCTTCAACGGGCGAAGATACTCTAGGCTGA